The following coding sequences are from one Streptomyces venezuelae window:
- a CDS encoding undecaprenyl-diphosphate phosphatase, whose protein sequence is MSWLESFILGLVQGLTEFLPISSSAHLRLTAAFAGWHDPGAAFTAITQIGTEAAVLIYFRKDIARIVSAWFGSLFGKVPRSDHDAKMGWLVIVGSIPIGVLGVTFKDQIEGPFRDLRLIATTLIVMGIVLGVADRLAARDETGGKHRAVRERKGLKELGVRDGLIYGLCQAMALIPGVSRSGATISGGLLMGYTREAAARYSFLLAIPAVLASGVFELKDAGEGHVSWGPTIFATIIAFVVGYAVIAWFMKFITTKSFMPFVYYRVLLGIVLIVLVGTGALSPHAGESAG, encoded by the coding sequence CTCCTCCAGCGCGCATCTGCGCCTGACCGCGGCGTTCGCGGGCTGGCACGATCCAGGGGCCGCGTTCACCGCGATCACCCAGATCGGCACGGAGGCCGCGGTGCTGATCTACTTCCGCAAGGACATCGCGCGCATCGTGTCGGCGTGGTTCGGCTCACTCTTCGGGAAGGTGCCGCGCTCCGACCACGACGCGAAGATGGGCTGGCTGGTCATCGTCGGCTCGATCCCGATCGGTGTCCTCGGCGTGACGTTCAAGGACCAGATCGAGGGCCCGTTCCGCGATCTGCGCCTCATCGCCACGACGCTGATCGTGATGGGCATCGTCCTCGGCGTCGCCGACCGCCTGGCGGCCCGCGACGAGACGGGCGGCAAACACCGGGCGGTCCGGGAGCGCAAGGGCCTGAAGGAACTCGGCGTCAGGGACGGCCTGATCTACGGCCTCTGCCAGGCGATGGCCCTGATCCCCGGCGTCTCACGCTCGGGCGCGACGATCAGCGGCGGCCTCCTCATGGGCTACACCCGCGAGGCCGCGGCGCGCTACTCCTTCCTCCTCGCCATCCCCGCGGTCCTGGCCTCCGGCGTCTTCGAGCTGAAGGACGCGGGCGAGGGCCACGTCTCCTGGGGCCCGACGATCTTCGCCACGATCATCGCGTTCGTGGTGGGCTACGCGGTGATCGCCTGGTTCATGAAGTTCATCACCACGAAGAGCTTCATGCCGTTCGTCTACTACCGCGTCCTGCTGGGCATCGTGCTGATCGTGCTGGTCGGCACGGGTGCGTTGAGTCCCCACGCGGGCGAATCGGCAGGCTGA
- a CDS encoding GntR family transcriptional regulator yields the protein MPDALHRRIADDIRRRITAGEWRPGQALPSRADLAAAYHVHEQTMRLAYVLLRRTGILEGEERKRVVVAHPPAVRTLTDADAAWPYSCEVTDARPVPATEELAKRLGVAVGSLLRHETVECMDPGGRSAMLASAWWRGSRKAHVSYTAEIDTVPLGVDQAHALGLLVDTLAFRVVRTRLDWHGTPVETADLLLPMDRWRIRLHG from the coding sequence ATGCCAGACGCGCTTCACCGCCGCATCGCTGACGACATCCGCCGCCGCATCACCGCCGGCGAGTGGCGCCCCGGCCAGGCGCTTCCCTCGCGCGCAGACCTTGCAGCCGCCTATCACGTCCATGAGCAGACGATGCGCCTGGCCTACGTTCTCCTCCGAAGGACGGGAATCCTCGAGGGGGAGGAGCGGAAACGCGTCGTTGTCGCGCATCCTCCTGCTGTGCGCACTCTCACCGATGCCGACGCTGCGTGGCCCTACTCCTGCGAGGTCACCGACGCCCGTCCGGTTCCCGCGACCGAAGAGCTGGCCAAACGTCTCGGGGTCGCGGTGGGGTCGCTGCTGCGGCACGAGACGGTGGAGTGCATGGATCCGGGCGGCCGGTCGGCGATGCTGGCCAGCGCCTGGTGGCGCGGCAGCCGCAAGGCCCACGTGTCCTATACGGCCGAGATCGACACGGTGCCGCTGGGTGTTGACCAGGCTCACGCTCTGGGTCTGCTTGTCGACACTCTGGCGTTTCGTGTGGTGCGGACTCGGCTCGATTGGCATGGCACCCCCGTAGAGACGGCCGATCTGCTCCTGCCGATGGACAGGTGGCGGATTCGGCTGCATGGCTGA